CGGCTGACGCTCGCCGGCATCCGGTCGCTGGGCATCCTCATCGACATCACCAACTACGTCATGGTCGAGCTCGGCCAGCCGATCCACGGCTACGACCTCGACAAGCTCACCGGCGGCATCACGGTGCGTCGCGCGCAGGCGGGGGAGAAGCTCGAGACCCTCGACGGTCAGGTGCGCACCCTCGACGCCGAGGACCTGCTGATCACCGACGAGTCGGGCCCGATCGGCCTCGCCGGCGTCATGGGCGGCGGCACGACCGAGATGAGCGGCACGACGCGCAACGTCCTCATCGAGGCGGCGACCTTCGACACCGTCTCGATCGCGCGCACGGCGCGCCGGCACAAGCTGCCGAGCGAGGCCTCCCGCCGCTTCGAGCGCGGCGTCGACCCGGCGATCCCGCTGGTGGCCGCGCGACGCGTGGCCGACCTCATGGTCGAGTTCGCCGGGGGCACGATCGACGCCGACTACGGCACGGCGCTGTTCGCCGAGATCTCGGCGATCGAGATCCGGCTTCCCGCCGGCTTCGTCGCCGGTCTCATCGGCGTCGACTACACCGCTGACGAGATCGTCACGGCGCTCGAGCTCATCGGCTGCGCCGTGGCGCCGGCCGAAGACGGCTGGACCGTCACGCCGCCGTCGTGGCGCTCGGATCTCACCGACAAGTGGACGCTGGCCGAGGAGGTCGCGCGCATCGAGGGCTACGACCGCATCCCGTCGGTGCTGCCCCTGCCGCCGTCGGGTCGCGGGCTCACCCCGGCCCAGCGCGGTCGCCGTCGCGTCGCCAACGCGCTGGCCGCCGCGGGCTTCGTCGAGACCCCCTCGTTCCCCTTCACGACCGAGGAGCAGAACGATCTGCACGGCTCGCCCACGGGAGAGCACCTGCCGAGCGTCAAGATCGCCAATCCGCTCGACGGCCAGGCGGCGTTCCTGCGCCGCTCGCTGCTCCCGGGGCTGCTGCAGGTCGCGCACCGCAACGTGTCGCGCGGCTTCACCGACCTGGCGCTGTTCGAGACCGGCACGGTGTTCCTCCCCAAGCCCGGTGTGCAGTACGGCACGTCGTACGTGCCGCCGCTCGCGGTGCGTCCGTCGGCCGCAGCCCTCGCCGAGCTCGACGAGTCGATTCCGCCGCAGCAGCGCTTCGTCTCGCTGCTGCTGACCGGCAACCGCATCGCGAAGCAGCCGGGCCAGCCGCCGGTCCCCGTCGACATCGCCGACGGACTCGACGCCGTGCGCGTCATCGCGTCCGCCGCCGGCGTGACGCTCGACGTCTTCCAGGCGCAGGGGAAGCCCCTGCATCCCGGCCGCACGGCCGTGCTGTTCGTCGGCGAGACCGAGGTCGGCTACGTCGGCGAGCTGCACCCGGACGTCGTGGCGGACGCAGACCTCACCGGTCGCGTCGTCGTGGCCGAGCTGTTCCTCGACCGACTGCTCGACATCGCCGGCGAACGCGTCGTCGCGGCGTCGCTGTCGGGGTTCCCGGCGGCGACGCAGGACGTGTCGCTGGTCGTGCCGGCCGACGTCCCGGCGGGCCAGGTCCGCGCGGCCCTGACCGAGGGCGCGGGGGAGCTGCTGGAGTCCCTGCGCCTCGTCGACGACTACCGCGGCCAGGGGCTGCCCGACGGCAGCAAGAGCCTCACGTTCGCGCTGCGGTTCCGCGCCCCGGACCGCACGCTGACGGCGGCCGAGGCGACCGAGGCGAAGCTCGCCGGCGTCGCCGTGGCCACCGAGCGATTCGGCGCCGCGATCCGCGACTGACCTTGGTCCCTGGCCGGTTCGCCCCCGCTGAGTAGGGTGGGATCCACCGGCCAGGGAGGCGAGAGATGGTGCCCGAACGCGCGGCGGCGCCCGCGTCGGGGTGGTGCGCGCGCGACGTGCCGACGGTGTGCGCCGAACTGGGCGCGAGCGTCGGGGGACTCAGTCCCGAGGACGCCGCCGATCGGCTGGCGCGATGGGGCCCGAACGCGCTCCCGGCGCCGCCGCCGACGCCCTGGTGGGTGGTGCTGGCGCGCCAGTTCATCAGCCCGCTGATCGCGATCCTGATCGTCGCCGGCATCGTGACCTCGATCCAGCGCCACTGGGTCGACGCCGGCGCGATCTTCCTCGTGCTGGCGCTGAACGCCGCCCTCGGCTTCTGGCAGGAGCGCAAGGCGGCGCGCGACGTGCGCGCGCTCCAGGAGCTGGCCACGACGTCCGCGCGCGTGCGGCGCGGCGGCGTCGTCGAGGTGATCCCGGCGGAGGACGTCGTCCCCGGCGACCTCGTGCTCGTCGAGAGCGGCGACCGCGTTCCCGCCGACGCCCGGCTGGTTGAGGTCAACGCGCTGCTGGCCGACGAATCGCTGCTCACCGGGGAGTCGCTCGCCGTCCTGAAGGGCACCGCCCCGGTCGCAGCCGACACCGCGGTCGCGGACCAGACCGACATGCTGTTCACCGGGACCCTCGTCTCGAGCGGCCGCGGCGCGGGCATCGTCGTGGCCACCGGTGCGCGCACGCAGCTCGGCGAGATCAGCGCCCTCGTGCGCCGCAAGCCGCCCCGCACGCCGCTGCAGAAGCTCACGCACAGCCTCGAGCGCCGCATCGGCGTGGTGGTGCTGATCTCGGTCGTGTTCGTGTTCGCCGCGGGACTGGTCAGCGGGTATTCCGTCTCGGACATGTTCCGCGTGGCGGTGGCGCTCGCCGTCGCCGCGATCCCGGAGTCGCTGCCGATCATCTTCACGGTCGCCATGAGCGTCGGCGTCTCGCGCATGGCGCGGCGCGGGGCGATCGTGCGCACGCTCCCGGCGGTCGAGACGCTCGGCTCCACCACGGTGATCGCGTCGGACAAGACGGGGACCCTCACCGAGAACCGTCTGACCGTCGAGCGGCTGTGGACGATGGACGGCGACATCGTGCCCGGTGAGGCGACCGATCAGCTGACCATGCGCCTACTGCGCGCCGGCGCGCTGACGAACGAGGCGGGCGAGTCCGCGCGCGGAGACCTCGCGGGCGACGCCGTCGATGTCGCCATGGCCTCGGTCGCGCTGACCGCCGGCGCCGTCTCGGCCGTGGAGCGCGCCCGGCCGCCCGAGCACCACGTGCCGTACGAGCCGGCCCGGCGGTATTCGCTGACCGTCGTCCGCGAACCCGACGGGGCGCGGATGCAGTACGTCAAGGGTGCGCCCGAGGTCGTCGGCGCCCTGTGCGAGAGCCTGGCGGTGCCCGGCGGCACCGTCCCGTACGACGTCGAGCTGGTGATGATCGAGAACGCCCGGCTGTCGCGCGACGGACTGCGCGTCATCGCGGTCGCCGAGCGCGTGCTGCCGC
This region of Microbacterium thalassium genomic DNA includes:
- a CDS encoding cation-translocating P-type ATPase; translation: MVPERAAAPASGWCARDVPTVCAELGASVGGLSPEDAADRLARWGPNALPAPPPTPWWVVLARQFISPLIAILIVAGIVTSIQRHWVDAGAIFLVLALNAALGFWQERKAARDVRALQELATTSARVRRGGVVEVIPAEDVVPGDLVLVESGDRVPADARLVEVNALLADESLLTGESLAVLKGTAPVAADTAVADQTDMLFTGTLVSSGRGAGIVVATGARTQLGEISALVRRKPPRTPLQKLTHSLERRIGVVVLISVVFVFAAGLVSGYSVSDMFRVAVALAVAAIPESLPIIFTVAMSVGVSRMARRGAIVRTLPAVETLGSTTVIASDKTGTLTENRLTVERLWTMDGDIVPGEATDQLTMRLLRAGALTNEAGESARGDLAGDAVDVAMASVALTAGAVSAVERARPPEHHVPYEPARRYSLTVVREPDGARMQYVKGAPEVVGALCESLAVPGGTVPYDVELVMIENARLSRDGLRVIAVAERVLPPDAAVDAPPSGMTLLGLEGMDDPPRAGVADAVAECRSAGIAVKMITGDHPETAQAIARRLGIATDRPPVTGAEMAELDDRVLTARLEEAGVAARVAPGDKLRIVEVLQRGGETVAATGDGVNDAPALRAASVGVAMGRGGTDVARDAADLVLTDDDFTTIVEAVEQGRVTFGAIRKATFFLLSTALAAVFALSANVLIDQPLLFLPVQMIWINLVTTGIQDIALALEPGEGDELARPPRGRREGVLSRVLWARTAVTGVWMGLVVLAVFAWSLNTGADVDHARTLAMATFVLLNFYQVGNARAERTSLVRLSPLRNKALVVTAALAVGVMWAVTVWEPAAALLEVTPLSLLEWAGCAAVAASVLVLVEAEKFARWLLLRRRRLVDEMQD
- the pheT gene encoding phenylalanine--tRNA ligase subunit beta yields the protein MRVPLSWLREYVDVPQDASPEDVLAALVSVGFEEEDVHGFELTGPIVVGQVVEFVEEPQSNGKTIRWCQVDVGEEQGGVRGIVCGARNFFEGDKVVVTLPGAVLPGPFPIAARKTYGHVSDGMIASAKELGLGDEHSGILRLVELGIDAPAGTDAIALLGLDDVAVDINVTPDRGYALSIRGVAREYSHATGADFRDPGVRHADEVAPGVGFSVAVEDAAPIRGRVGATEFVARVVRDVDPTKPTPAWMVARLTLAGIRSLGILIDITNYVMVELGQPIHGYDLDKLTGGITVRRAQAGEKLETLDGQVRTLDAEDLLITDESGPIGLAGVMGGGTTEMSGTTRNVLIEAATFDTVSIARTARRHKLPSEASRRFERGVDPAIPLVAARRVADLMVEFAGGTIDADYGTALFAEISAIEIRLPAGFVAGLIGVDYTADEIVTALELIGCAVAPAEDGWTVTPPSWRSDLTDKWTLAEEVARIEGYDRIPSVLPLPPSGRGLTPAQRGRRRVANALAAAGFVETPSFPFTTEEQNDLHGSPTGEHLPSVKIANPLDGQAAFLRRSLLPGLLQVAHRNVSRGFTDLALFETGTVFLPKPGVQYGTSYVPPLAVRPSAAALAELDESIPPQQRFVSLLLTGNRIAKQPGQPPVPVDIADGLDAVRVIASAAGVTLDVFQAQGKPLHPGRTAVLFVGETEVGYVGELHPDVVADADLTGRVVVAELFLDRLLDIAGERVVAASLSGFPAATQDVSLVVPADVPAGQVRAALTEGAGELLESLRLVDDYRGQGLPDGSKSLTFALRFRAPDRTLTAAEATEAKLAGVAVATERFGAAIRD